A stretch of DNA from Pontiella agarivorans:
CCATGCGGTTTCAGGCCTTTTCAATTACACTGCACCGGTGCACGCTACTCTCCGCTTCCGGCGGAAAGCTTTCGGCAATGCTGATTGAATGCTTCAAGCAACTGATCATGCGTGCGGTGTTCAAATTCATAGTTCCAGACTTCGATATACCGCATCCCGAGCTGTTCAGCCTGTGTGAAAACGGAAGCATAATCTCCATCGGGAAAACGGCGGGCCTGATCCGAACGGCCGATCACCTGGCCGTAGAGATCACCGGGAAATTTTTCGATTAATTCTAAAAGATCAGGCTGATACGTGCTTTTTCCGGAAATCCACCACATACCGATTCCGACCTGATTTTCAAGCATCGGATCATTGATGATTTCCGCCATAATTTTTTCCGGAACGGCACGGCTGCCGAGCAATTCATGCACTTCGAACGCAACCGCCTTATTATCAAATGCCCGCGCGGTTGACCGGATGGCAGTTAACGACGCCTCGGTCCAGATCGAAGCGAATTGTTCCTCATCCCCGGAGCTCAGTCCGGCAACGGAAAGTAATGTGCTGTGCGGCACCCCGTTGAAATGCCCTTCAATTCCGTTGCCGGTCATCTGCGGAACGTAGACCAGTTTGAGCCGTTCATCGGTCTTATAGTTTTCAGCCAACGCCTGCATCAACATCTTCAGGCGCTGCTGTACAACAGGATCCCAGTATTTCGGCATCGTTGTCATATATCCCCGAAACGGACACGCAAAGGTTTGCACCTTCATCTCCGACACCATCCATTCGGGGGTGTGCGACGCCATCGGTGGCCGGGAACGCTGCGGACGGTTGAGCGGTCTTTTCAGTTCAACAGCAGAATCGGACTCGACCGAGGTCCAGCCTGCATAAACCGCCAAACTCCAGTTTTTTCCTTTCGGAAGAAGACGAAGCTGCCGTTCAATTTCCGAAAAATCAAACCGGCCCGGTTCCGGTTCCAACCTGGCCCAGGTGGCACGAACGAGACCGCCCCGCAGCTCGGGGTGATCAACCGCCGCCCGTTCTGTCAGCATGCTGCAGTAGCATCCCCACGGTTTATCAATCTGCTCGGCGAACCCCTTCAAACTGAGCACCGCCATAATCAGGATTATCAAGCGCATATTCATTCCCCACTTTCCATAGTACGAAAACGCAGAATGACGCTTTTTTATTATAGCGGTTAAAAAAAAAATCTTAATTTACAAACATTGGAAATCAGTCGATATCTTCCAGATTGAACGGCGTCATCTGATAGACATAATAATTCAGCCAATTGGCAAACAGCAGATGAGCGTGCGACCGCCAGCTGACTTTCGGCAGTTTTGAAGGATCGTCATCGGGGAAATAATTGGCCGGAATAACCGGATTCATCCCCTTGGCCAGATCGCGCTCATACTCCTCTTTCAACGTCAGCGGATCATATTCAGAATGGCCCGTCACAAAAATCTGCCGCCCCTCCCGCGCAAGCACAATATAGATCCCCGCCTCCTTCGATTCTGAGATAATCGACAGCTCTTTAACCGGCTCAATATCATCGCCGCGCACTTCCGTATGCCGGGAATGCGGCGCGAGAAACCGATCATCAAAACCGCGGATAATCGCCTCTGTCGTGGTACGGACCGTATGTTCAAAAACGCCGGAAATTTTATTTTCCACCCCGTACTTAGGAATGCCGTAATGATGATAAAGACCGGCCTGCGCACCCCAGCATATATGCAACGTCGAAGTAACATGGTTGTTCGTCCAGTCGAGAATTTCGCAGATTTCATCCCAATACTGCACCTGCTCAAACTCCATCGTTTCGACCGGAGCACCGGTGATAATCATCCCGTCATACTTATTCATTTTAATATCATTGAACGTTTTATAAAACGTCGACAAATGTTCCGGGGCCGTATTTTTCGGCTCATAGGTCGCTGTACGAATCAGGTCGACTTCCACCTGCAGGGCCGAATTCGACAGAAGCCGCAGCAGGTGCACCTCCGTATTCTTCTTAATCGGCATCAGGTTGAGAATCACCACCTTCAGCGGCCGGATATCCTGGGCCACTGCCCGGGATTCGGTCATCACGAAAATATTCTCCTGGTTCAGAACATCCGCAGCCGGAAGCCCATCCTGAATTTTTATCGGCATATCGTTTCCTTCCAAAGCGCTCCCGGCATTCCGCGAATGCATGCAACCGCCGGACAGCAAATACGTGATTGATCAAGGTGCGAAATATAGCGGAATTAGGCAATTTACAAATTTTTTTTATAATTTACCCCATATCCTCTCCCTCAACCCCCAACAACGCCCCTCCGTTCGGGCCAGACCGAAAAGCCCCGGAATTGACGCCCTGTATTTTCCACTCTTCGCAGTGCGCAGCACCTGCGATTTGCTGAGCCGGCAAATCAATCATATTCTCTTATCGAGTAATCAAAAAAGGACTTCAATTATTTATTTATCATTTACCGGTTTTACGAAAGAGACGGGAAGGTCTCAAAAGCTCAACCGTTCCAGCCCTACAACCCTTAACTTAAGGCCATTCAGGACTGACACCTCTGGTTTTGTAGGCCCGGTCCCCGACCGGGCGCTTCCAAGGATTGGAACTCCACGCTGAAACAAGCCCTCGGCCACAGAGCGAGTTCACGGAACTCGGCTACAGGAAAAATGTGCGGCAAAAGCCGACCCGATAGCGGTAAATCAAATGAAAAAAAGCCCGCATAAATAGGACTTCCGGGCTTATCGTCAAGGTTGGGTACATCCCCCAGCGCAAAACACCATGCGAACATTGTCGTAATGGTTCGATGAGCCAAGGTTGAAAAATGCCACGGATCATCGACGATTTTTTCGATATCGTGCAGGCGGCACGTACGACCTTTTAATGACTTCTCGGAGCATAATCCTGACCGGTTTAGGCAAGCTCGGTCCGGTGATTCTGCACAATCGTATCCAACGCCCGGGCGCTCGCAAGAATCACGTTTCGGCACCCTTCAGCTTCGGTTCGGTGCACCTTCTTCAGCGGTGCGCAAAGGGTTGAACCCATCTCTTTTTCGAACAGGGCGAAATATTCCCTGATGATCGTTTTGTTCAGATCCGACTCGTGCCCGCGATTGCGGACAAACAATCGGCCAATGACCATGACGCCGCCGCTCAGCGCACCACACAGCAGCTCCTGTCCGCCAACACCACCCCCAAATCCAGCCGACATCACCAACGCCTCGTGCGGCAAATTCCAGCCAAACTTCTCATTCGCGGCATACAAAACCGTCTCCGCACAATTCAGATCCTGCCCCGCAAAGAATCCCGACGTAATCAGTTTTTCCATATCTATCCCCTTCCTTTTCCAATCATTGGAAAGTTCCATAACAAATGCTAACTATTAATTTCAGTATCCATTCGTCATTCGCTTTTCAAAAAGGTGAAAACGACAAAAGCCCCGCATTCGCAGGGCTTTCGCCTACTTTTAAATGACTAACCTTTAGGTGGATAAGGATCTTTTCGATATGTGCGCTCTTCACGAATCCGACCATCAGGACGATGAACAAACACTTGACCTTTTTGAGGTTTCGCAAAGCCACGTGCCTGATCTATAGCCTCGGACTGAGTGCCCGCGAGCGATGAACAACGACTTGCCCCTTCTCGCTTAACACCCCATTGATCACCGTTTTTTACTACATGATACTTATTACTCATTCTTCAACTCCTGGTTTTAAATGAAGCTAGGAGGAGGAAACCTCCTCCTAGCAACTATGCCTTATACGTAGAAGCAGAACGGTTTCCCGTCGCGTCTGTACACTCGGCGCTTAGTGATGTAGTGCACAAAATATTTGCAATACACCTTGCGTTTCGGTTTGGCCATTTGGCCCCCCTTTGTGGTTATGCCACGTAAGAGTTTGGTACTTGACGCAATAAGCAGGAGCTGAGATAACGGACTGACTATTAGGGAGCTGCTGCTTACTGCATCGGCTCTTGTCATTAGTACTGGTAATACTTCTGACGCCGACAGCTGTTAACCCTCGGGTTAACAGCTTTTTTTATTCCGACTCATGCATAGCTTCACCTCCTTCATTTTGATCATTTTCTGCTGGTTCTCCAAACCGAACGATCACGATCATTTTATCCTCATGAACTTCCGGCTCATAAGAAACTGTTTTATGAGAATAGGTAATTCCGTAATAATCCAAGAAGGCTTTTGCCGCTATATGGGCAGTTAAATTTCCAGGGTTATTTGCACTCGATGGACGTATCTGTACTTTTGCTACATCACTTAGAGTTTTATCATTAGAGAATCCCAATGCCATAGCATTGTGGTTACGGTCATAATACAACTTTGCAAACCACTCCCCCTCACGTATCCCCAATTTTTTAAGAAGACCCTGAGATAACCCTATATGTCCCTGTTTCCGTATACTAACTCTCGAGACATAACTTCCCTTAATGTTCCTGAAACGTTCAAATTCAAACCCATCAATGATCTTTTCCGTTGTCATATGCGCATCTGACAGAATTCTTTTCAGAACGTCAATATGAAATACTAAACAATTTGTGTTAACATTTAACTACACATACTACATATGGTGTATATATACTAATTAATACGTTTCTGAGATGTTATTAGGAATGTTTATAGATGTTAAATAAAACATAAAAAAAGCCCCGCAGATGCGGAGCTTTTTTCTATTTGGTGTATTTCGCGGTTCCTTACGACACGGCGATATTCACCAGGCGGCCGGGGACGACAATGACTTTCCGGACAGTTTTGCCTTCGGTCCATTTTTTGACCTGTTCTGTCGCAAAGGCGGCGGCTTCGATATCCTCTTTCGAGGCTTCGGAGGAGACCTTGATTTTGTCGCGCGTTTTACCGTTTACCTGAACCACCAGCTCGATTTCGTCGCGCTTGAGCGCTTCTTCGTTCACGGTCGGCCAGTCGGCATTCATAATACCGGCATCGTGACCCAGCTCGACCCACAGCTCTTCCGCAATGTGCGGCGCAAAGGGTGAAATCAGCAGAATGACGTTTTCAATCGCATCGCGGAATACGATTTTGGCCGATTCAGAAGAATCATCGGAAATCTTCAGATGGTCGACCGCATTCATCAGCTCCATAATCGCGGCAATCGCGGTATTGAAGGTAAATGCGCCGTCAAGGCCGCGAGTGATCTGCTGGATCACTTCATTGGTTTTACGGTAGAGATCGCGCTCGGCGTCGGCCATATCGGCAATCACCGGCTCCTTGCCTTCGACCGATTTCAGCAGGTCGAGGTTTTCCGAAACACGGCGCCAGATGCGCTTGAGGAAGCGGAATGCTCCCTCCACACCGGAATCCTGCCATTCCGCTTCTTTTTCCGGCGGGCCGATAAAGAGCGTGTACAGGCGGACCGTATCTGCGCCGTATTTCTTCAGCAGTTCTTCCGGGGAGACCACATTGCCCTTGGATTTGGACATTTTATACAGGTTTCCATCGGGGCCTTTTTTGCAGATCATGCCCTGCGTGAAGAGGTGTTTAAACGGCTCTTCAAAATCGATCAAGCCGAGGTCCTTGATGGCTTTGGTGAAGAAGCGGGCGTAGAGCAGGTGCAGAATGGCGTGCTCGATACCGCCGATATACTGGTCGACCGGCATCCACTTGTTGGCAATATCCGTATTCACCGCCTGGTCTGCATTCCGGGCGCTGAGGTAGCGCAGGTAATACCAGGAGGAATCAACAAAGGTGTCCATGGTGTCGGATTCGCGGCGCGCCGGTTTGCCGCATTTCGGACAGGTGCAGTTCATAAAGCTTTCGCTCGATTTGAGCGGTGATTCGCCCTCGGCCTTGAATTCAACATCGGTCGGCAGCAGGATCGGAAGGTTTTCCTCCTTTTCCGGCACCACGCCGCAGTCATCGCAGTAAACCATCGGAATCGGTGCACCCCAGTAGCGCTGACGGGAAATCAGCCAGTCGCGCAAGCGGAAATTAACGGTGCCGCGGCCGAAGCCCTTTTCCTCGGCATATTTCGTCATCGCACCGATCGCCTCACGGTTCGGCATACCGGTAAATTCGCCGGAATCGACGCAAGTGCCGTCTTCGGTATAGGCCGTTTCCATTTCTTCGAGAACGAGGGACTGATCCGGGTTCTGGATGGAGAGCTTGATCGGCAGGTCATATTTTTTTGCGAATGCGAAGTCGCGGGTATCGTGCGCCGGAACGGCCATAACCGCACCGGTGCCGTACATCAGCACATAGTTGCCGACCCACAGCTCAATCTTTTCGCCGTTGTACGGATTAATCAGATAACGCCCGGTAAAGAGGCCGGCTTTTTCCACTTCGTCCGCCTCGCGATCGAGATTGGTCAGTTTGGAGCATTCCTTGATAAATTCCAGGATTTCGGCTTCGTTTTCGGCACCTTTGATCAGATTTTTCAGTTCCGGGTGTTCCGGAGCAAGCGCCATATAGGTGCAGCCATAGATCGTATCAACGCGGGTGGTATAGCAGGTGATTTTATCGATGTTGTCTTTTGCCCCGTCTTCGCGCGGAACAATATCAAAATCAACCTCCGTACCTTCGGAGCGGCCGATCCAGTTTTTCTGCATGGTTTTCACGCGATCCGGCCAGCCGTCGAGCGTGTTCAGGTCGTCGAGCAGGCGCTGAGCATAGTCGGTGATTTTGAAAAACCACTGCTCCATCGATTTCTGGATGACTTCGGAGTCGCAGCGTTCGCAAGCGCCGTCAACCACCTGCTCGTTGGCAAGCACCGTGGCGCAGTCCGGACACCAGTTGACGTTGGAGTTCTGTTTGTAGGCCAGGCCTTTTTCATAAAACTTAACAAAGAGCCACTGCGTCCACTTATAATAGTCCGGCATGCAGGAAGTGACTTCCTTATCCCAGTCATACATGCAGCCCCAGGCGCGGAGCTGCTCTTTCATTGTGGCAATGTTGGCGGTGGTGTATTCCGCCGGCGGCGTACCGGTTTTAATGGCGGCGTTTTCAGCAGGCAGCCCGAAAGCATCCCAGCCCATCGGCGTGAGCACATCAAAACCCTGCATCTTTTTGTAGCGCGCAACGGCATCACCGATGATGTAGTTGCGGCCATGACCGACGTGGAGCTTGCCCGACGGATACGGGAACATCATCAGGCAGTAGTACGGATTTTCCGCCGTCGCCAGATCCGTCTTAAAGTCGCCGTTTTCATCCCAGAACTGCTGCCACTTGTTTTCAATATCGTTAAAAGGATAATCTTCCTGCATCGCCTTGCTCCGTTGAAAAATTCTAAAGGAGCGCGAATATTAGGGATTTACGCGGCATTTTCCACTTCCAAAGGCCGGAAAAATCAGCGGGATAAAACATCCATGACCGGCTGGAGCTGGCGGCGGGTTCGGGCGAGGCAGCGGAGGATATGGCCGCCGAAGGGAAGCGGGTTCAGGGCGCACAGCATCTCCGGATTCGGCCGGGAGCTGGCCTGCGGAAGTGCATCGGTGTGGTGCTGCTGAAAATCGAGAAACGGTTTCAAACGTTCGAGCAGGTGATCCGCTGAGGGCCCCAGCAGGTAGACATTCATCATGAGATCGAACGGTCCGAAAACCGCCGGGCTGCGAATATCGTCGGTCGCCGGGCAGCAGCTGAACCGTTCTTCAAGCACCGGATTTCCATCCACCGCAATGCAAACCACCGATTCAAACCGGTCGAAAGCAAACTGCTCCGCCGATTCGCTGCGTCCGGACTGCATCCAGTCGGCGAGCACAAAATCGGTGGTCGGTGAAATGTTCCAGTGCTGCTCCTGCCGAAACTGCGCACCGGCGTGCAGCACCACGGGTTCCGGAAGAATCCGCACCCGGGTCCGGTCGCCGCAGTCGGCATGCAGCGTCTGCACCGCCAGCTCATCGATTTCGTTTTTATAGACGTGGGTGTTGGCCTGCGATTTCAGCAGCAGCCCGGTAGCCTCGCCGCAGCGTACATTCAGCCCGATCCGGTCGCCCTGCAGCATACCGCCGCCGTAGGAAGACAGCTGAATTTCCACGGCATCCTCATGCGTCCCGGTTTCCAGCAGGCGCAGCGGCGCACGGCTGACCATACGCGTTACCCGCGTTTTGGACCGGATGCGATCGAGCTCAAGCCTGCTGGTTTTCATGCCGGATTTAATTCCCCGGAACCTGTTGATGGTAGGCCGCACGGATATGCCCGATCACCTCATCAATGCCGACCTTGTTGCGGCACTGCGTGAACAGAAAAGGCCCGTCGCCGCGCATCTTTTTTGAATCGCGCTCCATCACGCCCAGATCCGCACCGATCAGCTCAGCAATATCGGTTTTATTGATAATCAGCAGATCGGACTGGGTGATGCCCGGTCCGCCCTTGCGCGGAATTTTATCCCCGCCCGAAACATCGATCACATAGATCGTATAATCAGCCAGCTCGCGGCTGTAGTTGGCCGCCAGGTTATCGCCGCCGCTTTCCAGCAGCAGCCATTCAATCTTGCTGTCGAACCGATCCATCAGTTCTTCGAGCGCATTGAGGTTCAGCGAAATATCCTCGCGGATGGCGGCATGCGGACAACCGCCGGTTTCGACGCCGATAATCCGCTCCGCCGGCAGCGCACTGTTGCGGGTGAGGAATTCGGCATCTTCCTGCGTGAAAATATCGTTGGTCACCACCGCCAGGCTCATCTCATTGCGCAGGGCTTCGCACAGTGCTTTGGTGAGGGCTGTTTTACCGCTGCCGACCGGACCGCCGATCCCGATCGTGAACGCCCGCTTCGAAAAATCGCGGTTGAGCGGCACCTCGCGCTCGTCGTAATGCCCGGGATGCTCCATCACCTCATGCGTATGCCCGTGGTCGTGGTCGTGATGATGATCATGGTGGTGATGATGGTGGTGGTCGTGCGTATGGCTCATGCGGGGTTCTCCTAGTTTTGAAAAAGTTTTATGTAAAGTGAGGGATGAAGCATCTGGGTTATTTCCAGCATCGGGGTGAACCGCTGCGCTTCATTCTCCCCGCTATTTCCGGATGCGGTCAGCACCGCACCCATACCCTGCTCCAGTTCCGACTGAATGGACTGCGCGGCGGACGGGCCGATCAGCCCCAGCCGCACGGCGGCGCTGATCTGGTCGCGCAGCAGCGTGAACAGATAGAGTTCTTTCACCTGCGCTTCCGATGCCCCTGCTTCTTTCAGGCAGAGCGTCAGCAACGGCAGATAGTGCACCGCCGATCCGGCCTCGCGGAACAGGCGTTTGAAATCAAAGTTTCCAAGGGTTGGAAAAAGATCGGCCAGCACCCGGAACCAGCCGCGCGCCTGGGCGATGGATGCCTTGCGCATCGGAGCCGCCAGCATCATGCGGTCGTAGCGGATAAAAACGTCGGCGCCGGGCTCGCGGAAAAATTGTTCAATGAATGGAAGTTCAAACCGCCCCCACTGCTCGACACAGCTTTTCAGATAGCGGACCAGTTCCGGCCGGGTGCGCACCATGCCGCATTTCACCGCCGCCTCAAGGCCGCTGGAAAAAGCAAAACCGCCGACCGGCAGGGCGGAATCCGCCAGATGCATCATTTGAATGGAAGTGAGCGCCATCGAATCAGAACAGTTGATAGAGCTGCGCCAGCGGCAGTTTTTCGGCCGGTTCGCAGGTCAGGTGCTCGCCATCGACGGTGACTTTGTAGGTTTCCGGATCGATTTCAATGTTGGGCAGCAGGTCGTTGAGCTTCATATCTTTTTTGGTCAGTCCCCGGCAGTTTTTCACGGCGGAGGCCGATTTGTTCAGCGCATAGCCGGCCACATTTTCGAGCGAGGCCTGCGAAACAAACACCAGTGAATTATTGGCAGGGGCCGAGCCGAAACTTCCAAACATTGGACGCGAAAAGAACGGCTGCGGCGTGGGGATCGAGGCATTCGGATCGCCCATCTGCGCCTGCGCAATCACGCCGCCTTTGATGACGATTTCGGGTTTGCTGCCGAAAAAGTCGGGGCGCCATAAAACCAGATCGGCCAGTTTTCCCGGCTCGATGGATCCGATTTCGTGGCTCATGCCGTGGGCGACCGCCGGGTTGACGGTATATTTCGCCACATAGCGGCGGGCGCGGAAATTATCGTTGTCCGCCCCTTCATCCTCCGGAAGCGGACCGCGCTGCTCCTTCATTTTATGGGCGGTCTGCCACGTGCGGGTGATGACCTCGCCGATGCGGCCCATCGCCTGGGAATCGGAGGCGATAATGGACAGTGCGCCCAGGTCGTGGAGGATATCCTCGGCGGCGATGGTTTCGCCGCGGATGCGGCTTTCTGCAAAGGCAACATCTTCGGGGATGCGTTTATCGAGATGATGGCAGACCATCAGCATATCGAGATGTTCATCGATCGTGTTCACGGTGTAGGGCCGCGTCGGGTTGGTGGAGGACGGCAGCACATTGGGCTCGCCGCACAGCTTCATGATGTCGGGCGCATGGCCGCCGCCGGCGCCTTCGGTGTGGTAGGTGTGAATGGTGCGGCCTTTGAACGCCGCACAGGTATTTTCCACCATCCCTGATTCATTCAGCGTGTCGGTGTGAATGGCCACCTGCACATCATACTGCTCCGCCACATCGAGGCAGCAGTCGATGGCCGCCGGGGTCGAACCCCAGTCTTCGTGCAGTTTAAGCCCGGCGGCGCCGGCTTCGATCTGCTCCGTGAGTCCAACGGGACTTGAGCTGTTGCCTTTGCCGAGAAAGGCAAAATTCATCGGATAAGCATCGGTGGAGCGCAGCATCATTTCGATATGGGTTTTTCCGGGCGTGCAGGTGGTGGCATTGGTTCCGGTGGCCGGACCGGTGCCGCCGCCGAGCATCGTTGTCAGTCCGGAAGCCAGCGCTTCGTTGATCTGCTGCGGACAGATAAAATGGATATGGGCGTCAAAACCGCCCGCCGTGAGAATCAGTTTTTCCCCGGCGATGACTTCGGTGGTCGGCCCGCAGATCATATCGGGGTCGACGCCGTCCATCATGTCGGGATTGCCGGCCTTGCCGATGGCGTGAATGCGGCCGTTTTTAACGCCGACGTCGGCTTTATAAATGCCGGTGTAATCGAGAATCAAGGCATTGGTGATCAGCAGATCGAGCGCTTCTTCCTGGGACGCGCCGGACTGCTGGCCCATGCCGTCGCGCAGCACTTTTCCGCCGCCGAATTTACATTCATCGCCGTAGACGGTGAGGTCCTTTTCGACTTCGATCAGCAGGTTGGTATCGCCGAGGCGGACTTTATCGCCGGTGGTCGGGCCGAACATGGCCGCATAGTTCTTGCGATTGATGTTCATCAGGCTTCCTCCCCGTGATTAAAGCTGCGTTCGAGCGCAAGTTTCAGCGCCGCCTCTTTGGAATCGGTGGATTGTATCAGCGCATTGCCGCCGCGCACGGTGGCGGTTCCGCCGATATCGACGAGTTCGACGCGTTTGGATTCGCCGGGCTCAAAGCGGATAGCGGTCCCGGAAGCGATGTTGAGCCGTTTACCGAAGGCTTTGGCGCGGTCGAACAGCAGGGCCGGATTGGTTTCGAAAAAGGGATAGTGGGAACCGACCTGCACCGGGCGGTCTCCATGGTTCAGTACCGTCA
This window harbors:
- the leuS gene encoding leucine--tRNA ligase codes for the protein MQEDYPFNDIENKWQQFWDENGDFKTDLATAENPYYCLMMFPYPSGKLHVGHGRNYIIGDAVARYKKMQGFDVLTPMGWDAFGLPAENAAIKTGTPPAEYTTANIATMKEQLRAWGCMYDWDKEVTSCMPDYYKWTQWLFVKFYEKGLAYKQNSNVNWCPDCATVLANEQVVDGACERCDSEVIQKSMEQWFFKITDYAQRLLDDLNTLDGWPDRVKTMQKNWIGRSEGTEVDFDIVPREDGAKDNIDKITCYTTRVDTIYGCTYMALAPEHPELKNLIKGAENEAEILEFIKECSKLTNLDREADEVEKAGLFTGRYLINPYNGEKIELWVGNYVLMYGTGAVMAVPAHDTRDFAFAKKYDLPIKLSIQNPDQSLVLEEMETAYTEDGTCVDSGEFTGMPNREAIGAMTKYAEEKGFGRGTVNFRLRDWLISRQRYWGAPIPMVYCDDCGVVPEKEENLPILLPTDVEFKAEGESPLKSSESFMNCTCPKCGKPARRESDTMDTFVDSSWYYLRYLSARNADQAVNTDIANKWMPVDQYIGGIEHAILHLLYARFFTKAIKDLGLIDFEEPFKHLFTQGMICKKGPDGNLYKMSKSKGNVVSPEELLKKYGADTVRLYTLFIGPPEKEAEWQDSGVEGAFRFLKRIWRRVSENLDLLKSVEGKEPVIADMADAERDLYRKTNEVIQQITRGLDGAFTFNTAIAAIMELMNAVDHLKISDDSSESAKIVFRDAIENVILLISPFAPHIAEELWVELGHDAGIMNADWPTVNEEALKRDEIELVVQVNGKTRDKIKVSSEASKEDIEAAAFATEQVKKWTEGKTVRKVIVVPGRLVNIAVS
- the metA gene encoding homoserine O-acetyltransferase MetA, which codes for MPIKIQDGLPAADVLNQENIFVMTESRAVAQDIRPLKVVILNLMPIKKNTEVHLLRLLSNSALQVEVDLIRTATYEPKNTAPEHLSTFYKTFNDIKMNKYDGMIITGAPVETMEFEQVQYWDEICEILDWTNNHVTSTLHICWGAQAGLYHHYGIPKYGVENKISGVFEHTVRTTTEAIIRGFDDRFLAPHSRHTEVRGDDIEPVKELSIISESKEAGIYIVLAREGRQIFVTGHSEYDPLTLKEEYERDLAKGMNPVIPANYFPDDDPSKLPKVSWRSHAHLLFANWLNYYVYQMTPFNLEDID
- the ureC gene encoding urease subunit alpha, yielding MNINRKNYAAMFGPTTGDKVRLGDTNLLIEVEKDLTVYGDECKFGGGKVLRDGMGQQSGASQEEALDLLITNALILDYTGIYKADVGVKNGRIHAIGKAGNPDMMDGVDPDMICGPTTEVIAGEKLILTAGGFDAHIHFICPQQINEALASGLTTMLGGGTGPATGTNATTCTPGKTHIEMMLRSTDAYPMNFAFLGKGNSSSPVGLTEQIEAGAAGLKLHEDWGSTPAAIDCCLDVAEQYDVQVAIHTDTLNESGMVENTCAAFKGRTIHTYHTEGAGGGHAPDIMKLCGEPNVLPSSTNPTRPYTVNTIDEHLDMLMVCHHLDKRIPEDVAFAESRIRGETIAAEDILHDLGALSIIASDSQAMGRIGEVITRTWQTAHKMKEQRGPLPEDEGADNDNFRARRYVAKYTVNPAVAHGMSHEIGSIEPGKLADLVLWRPDFFGSKPEIVIKGGVIAQAQMGDPNASIPTPQPFFSRPMFGSFGSAPANNSLVFVSQASLENVAGYALNKSASAVKNCRGLTKKDMKLNDLLPNIEIDPETYKVTVDGEHLTCEPAEKLPLAQLYQLF
- the ureG gene encoding urease accessory protein UreG, with amino-acid sequence MSHTHDHHHHHHHDHHHDHDHGHTHEVMEHPGHYDEREVPLNRDFSKRAFTIGIGGPVGSGKTALTKALCEALRNEMSLAVVTNDIFTQEDAEFLTRNSALPAERIIGVETGGCPHAAIREDISLNLNALEELMDRFDSKIEWLLLESGGDNLAANYSRELADYTIYVIDVSGGDKIPRKGGPGITQSDLLIINKTDIAELIGADLGVMERDSKKMRGDGPFLFTQCRNKVGIDEVIGHIRAAYHQQVPGN
- a CDS encoding C-GCAxxG-C-C family (seleno)protein; translated protein: MEKLITSGFFAGQDLNCAETVLYAANEKFGWNLPHEALVMSAGFGGGVGGQELLCGALSGGVMVIGRLFVRNRGHESDLNKTIIREYFALFEKEMGSTLCAPLKKVHRTEAEGCRNVILASARALDTIVQNHRTELA
- a CDS encoding urease accessory protein UreD — its product is MKTSRLELDRIRSKTRVTRMVSRAPLRLLETGTHEDAVEIQLSSYGGGMLQGDRIGLNVRCGEATGLLLKSQANTHVYKNEIDELAVQTLHADCGDRTRVRILPEPVVLHAGAQFRQEQHWNISPTTDFVLADWMQSGRSESAEQFAFDRFESVVCIAVDGNPVLEERFSCCPATDDIRSPAVFGPFDLMMNVYLLGPSADHLLERLKPFLDFQQHHTDALPQASSRPNPEMLCALNPLPFGGHILRCLARTRRQLQPVMDVLSR
- a CDS encoding DUF2188 domain-containing protein, which encodes MSNKYHVVKNGDQWGVKREGASRCSSLAGTQSEAIDQARGFAKPQKGQVFVHRPDGRIREERTYRKDPYPPKG
- a CDS encoding urease accessory protein UreF, which gives rise to MALTSIQMMHLADSALPVGGFAFSSGLEAAVKCGMVRTRPELVRYLKSCVEQWGRFELPFIEQFFREPGADVFIRYDRMMLAAPMRKASIAQARGWFRVLADLFPTLGNFDFKRLFREAGSAVHYLPLLTLCLKEAGASEAQVKELYLFTLLRDQISAAVRLGLIGPSAAQSIQSELEQGMGAVLTASGNSGENEAQRFTPMLEITQMLHPSLYIKLFQN